A single window of Eucalyptus grandis isolate ANBG69807.140 chromosome 1, ASM1654582v1, whole genome shotgun sequence DNA harbors:
- the LOC104436231 gene encoding ankyrin repeat-containing protein ITN1 yields the protein MESEIYEELERDLEKGPVSRLNLKRLSIPASSPIPASPSASATATPTLVLSNSGKALVISNSGKALVLSNSGKRIDQAGKKKYVKQVTGRHNDTELHLAAQRGDLDAIVQILGEIDAQMMGTLSGADFDAEVAQIRSAVVNEVNELGETALFAAAEKGHLDIVKELLKYSTKEGIGMKNASGFDPLHIAASKGHQAIVQLLLEYDPGLSKTVGPSNATPLVSAAVRGHVAVVNELLSKDCSLLEIPKSNGKNALHLSARQGHVDIVKALLDKDPQLARRTDKKGQTALHMAVKGVSCEVVRLLLEADAAIVMLPDRYGNTALHVATRKKRAQIVNELLYLPDTNVNALTRDHKTALDIAEGLPLSQESEEIKECLSRFGGIRANELNQPRDELRRTVREIKKDVHTQLEQTRKTNRNVDGIAKELRRLHRVGINNATNSVTVVAVLFATVAFAAIFTVPGGDNDSGMAVVVSTLSFKVFFISNAIALFTSLAVVVVQITLVRGETKSERKVVHVINKLMWLASVCTTVAFISSSYIVIGRHSKWAAVLVTVIGGMTMAGVLGTMTFFVLKHKRIRSVRKKQKYSRSGTRSDNFSETDSEVKAIYAI from the exons ATGGAGTCAGAAATTTACGAAG AACTGGAGAGGGACCTGGAGAAGGGGCCGGTTTCAAGGCTCAACCTTAAACGCCTCTCCATCCCTGCATCTTCGCCCATCCCCGCATCACCTTCAGCTTCGGCGACAGCGACACCGACCCTGGTCTTATCAAATTCTGGGAAGGCTCTAGTCATCTCGAATTCTGGAAAGGCTCTGGTTTTGTCCAACTCTGGGAAGCGGATTGATCAGGCTGGCAAAAAGAAATATGTGAAGCAGGTGACCGGTCGCCACAATGACACTGAACTGCACTTGGCTGCACAGCGGGGTGATCTGGATGCCATCGTGCAGATTTTAGGTGAAATTGATGCTCAGATGATGGGAACACTCAGTGGGGCAGATTTTGATGCTGAAGTGGCACAGATAAGGTCCGCGGTGGTCAATGAGGTCAATGAGTTGGGAGAGACAGCACTCTTCGCTGCAGCCGAGAAGGGGCACCTGGATATAGTAAAGGAGTTGCTGAAATACTCAACTAAGGAGGGGATTGGTATGAAAAATGCATCTGGTTTTGATCCGCTGCATATTGCTGCTAGTAAAGGTCATCAAG CAATTGTCCAGTTGCTATTGGAATATGACCCTGGGTTGAGCAAGACGGTAGGTCCATCAAATGCAACGCCTCTTGTATCTGCAGCTGTGAGAGGGCATGTAGCTGTAGTTAATGAACTGCTGTCTAAAGATTGTAGTTTGCTAGAGATTCCCAAATCAAACGGGAAGAATGCCTTGCACTTGTCAGCTCGCCAGGGCCATGTTGACATTGTAAAAGCATTGCTTGACAAGGATCCACAGCTAGCGAGAAGAACTGATAAGAAAGGACAAACAGCACTGCACATGGCTGTAAAAGGGGTCAGCTGTGAAGTGGTGAGGTTGCTTCTTGAGGCAGATGCAGCTATAGTAATGCTTCCAGATAGATATGGAAATACAGCATTACACGTTGCCACCCGAAAAAAGCGAGCTCAG ATTGTAAACGAGCTGCTTTACCTCCCTGATACAAATGTAAATGCATTAACCAGAGACCATAAAACAGCCCTTGATATAGCGGAGGGTCTCCCCCTCTCGCAGGAGAGTGAAGAGATAAAAGAATGCTTAAGTAGATTtggtggtatcagagccaatgAGCTGAACCAACCACGAGATGAGCTCAGAAGAACTGTTAGAGAGATCAAGAAAGATGTTCATACCCAGCTTGAACAGACACGCAAGACTAACAGGAATGTGGATGGAATTGCAAAGGAGCTCCGAAGGCTTCATCGGGTAGGAATCAACAATGCAACCAACTCAGTCACCGTGGTTGCTGTCCTCTTTGCGACAGTAGCTTTTGCAGCAATTTTCACTGTTCCTGGTGGTGATAATGACAGTGGGATGGCTGTTGTAGTCAGTACTCTATCATTTAAGGTTTTCTTCATCTCAAATGCCATTGCACTCTTCACTTCTTTGGCGGTTGTGGTAGTACAGATCACTCTCGTCAGGGGAGAGACGAAGTCCGAGAGGAAGGTTGTTCATGTTATCAACAAATTGATGTGGTTAGCCTCTGTGTGCACTACCGTGGCGTTTATATCCTCATCATACATTGTCATCGGTCGACATAGTAAGTGGGCTGCTGTTCTTGTGACGGTCATTGGTGGAATGACAATGGCTGGAGTTCTTGGTACAATGACATTCTTTGTGTTAAAACATAAACGGATCCGATCAGTGAGAAAGAAACAGAAGTATTCACGAAGTGGAACACGCTCAGACAATTTTTCAGAAACTGATTCAGAAGTGAAGGCCATATATGCTATCTGA